From the genome of Streptomyces sp. NBC_00523:
AGGCGTACGCGCGCAAGACCCTGGTCAACACCTTCATCGCGGGCCGCCGCCGCTTCTGGCGCCGCGAGCAGGCGTACGGGGAACTGCCCGAGCGGGCCGCCGAGGCACCCGACACGGACACCGGCCTGGCGGTACGGGCGGCGCTCGCCCGGCTCACGCCCAGGCAGCGGGCGGTCCTGGTGCTGCGCTACTGGGAGGACCTGAGCGTCGAGGCCACGGCCGCGATGCTCGGGATGCGGGAGAACACGGTCAAGAGCCACACGGCTCGGGGGTTGGCGGCGCTGCGCGCCGAGATGGCGGAGGTAGGGGTATGAGCGACGATGTGCGTGAGCTGCTGGGGCGGGCCGCCGAGGACGCCGGGCAGCCGGTCATCAGCACGGAGGCCGTGTACGCGAAGGCGGGCCGGGTCCGGTGGCGGCGTCGGACCGCGGTGTCGGTGGCGGGGGTGTGCGCGGTGGCGGCGGGGGCGTTCGTCGTGCCCCAGCTCTCCTCGGGGCCGGCCTCCCCGCGGACCTCGTCCGTGGGGTCGCTGGCCGAGGAGCCCGGCGGCACGCCCCGGGACGTCCTGCTGATCGAGCTGCTGCCGACCGACATCGAGAGGCTCGACGAGGTGTCGTTCGCCGAGATCATCAAGCACGCCTCACCGCCGCCGACCGAGCCCTCCAGGACCGGGCCGCTGGACGGGCAGTACTCGGTCCGCCGGGACGGCGGTGTCGGCTACCTGACCGTCGACGTCAGGGACGCGAAGGCCGTACGGGAGAAGCTGGGCGGCGGCGCCGAGGTCAAAGACCTGTGCAAGCCGGGGAACGGGGAGCCGGCCCGTACCGACTGCGTCCGCGAGGAGCTGTCGGGCGGGCGGGTGCTCACCATCTGGAGCGACGACATGAGCTACGGCGACGGCACCCCGCAGTGGGGCCCGGAGCTGGTCGCTCGGCTCACCCTCGCGGACGGAAGCGTGCTCGCCGTACGCGACAGCACCGGCTTCGAGTCCGACGACGCGCCGGGACCGCTCCTCAAGACCCCGCCGCTCACCCGCGCCCAGCTGCGCGAGCTGATGCTGCGTCCGGAGCTGCTGCCGAGGAAGTGACCGGGGAAGGCGAAAGGGCGGTACGGGCCACGTGGTCCGTACCGCCCTTCGCCGTACCGCCTAGAGCACCTTCGACAGGAACGACTTCGTCCGGTCGTGGTGCGGGTTGGACAGGACGTCGCGCGGGTGGCCCGACTCGACCACCACGCCGTCGTCCATGAAGACCAGCGCGTCGCCGACCTCGCGGGCGAAGCCCATCTCGTGCGTGACGACGATCATCGTCATGCCGTCCTCGGCGAGGCCCCGCATCACGTCGAGCACATCACCGACGAGCTCCGGGTCGAGCGCCGAGGTGGGCTCGTCGAAGAGCATCAGCTTCGGCTCCATGGCCAGCGCCCGGGCGATGGCCACCCGCTGCTGCTGCCCGCCGGAGAGCTGCGAGGGGTAGTTCCCGGCCTTGTCGCGGAGGCCGACCCGGTCGAGCAGCCGCTCGGCACGGGCCCGGGCGACCGCCTTGGACTCGCGGCGCACCTGGACGGGCGCCTCCATGACGTTCTCCAGCGCGGTCATGTGCGGGAACAGGTTGAAGCGCTGGAAGACCATGCCGATGTCCCGGCGCTTCAGGGCGACTTCGCTGTCCTTGAGCTCGTAGAGCTTGTCGCCCTTCTGGCGGTAGCCCACCAGATCGCCGTCGACGTACAGCCGTCCGGCGCTGATCTGCTCCAGGTGGTTGATGCACCGCAGGAACGTCGACTTGCCGGAACCGGACGGGCCGATCAGACAGAAGACCTCCCGCGGGGCGACCTCCAGGTCGATGCCCTTGAGGATGTGCGCGGCGCCGAAGGACTTGTGGACGCCCTCGGCCTTCACCATCGCGGTCATGCGATGCCTCCCTTCGGGCGGCCCACCGAGAGCACGGTGGCCCTCAGTTTCTGGAACGGGGTCGGCGGCAGGCTGCGGCTCGATCCACGCGCGTAGTACCGCTCCAGGTAGTACTGCCCGACGCTCAGCACCGAGGTCATGATCAAGTACCAGGCCGCGGCGAGGAAGTACATCTCCACCGGGGCCCCGGACGCCTGACCGATGTCCTGGGCGTTCTTGAAGAGTTCGTAGAACTGCACGGCCGCCACCAGCGAGGTCGTCTTCAGCATGTTGATGACCTCGTTGCCCGTGGGCGGCACGATCACCCGCATGGCCTGCGGGATCACGACGCGCCGGAGGGTCTTGGCGTGGCTCATGCCCAGCGCGTGCGACGCCTCGGTCTGGCCCTCGTCCACCGAGAGCAGACCGGCCCGGCAGATCTCCGCCATGTACGCGGCCTCGTTGAGGCCGAGTCCGAG
Proteins encoded in this window:
- a CDS encoding SigE family RNA polymerase sigma factor; the encoded protein is MRSDDHAALHAFVEGRRTALFRSAFLLCGDRHEAEDLVQTTLVKVVLGGRRYGRLDNIEAYARKTLVNTFIAGRRRFWRREQAYGELPERAAEAPDTDTGLAVRAALARLTPRQRAVLVLRYWEDLSVEATAAMLGMRENTVKSHTARGLAALRAEMAEVGV
- a CDS encoding amino acid ABC transporter ATP-binding protein, with the protein product MTAMVKAEGVHKSFGAAHILKGIDLEVAPREVFCLIGPSGSGKSTFLRCINHLEQISAGRLYVDGDLVGYRQKGDKLYELKDSEVALKRRDIGMVFQRFNLFPHMTALENVMEAPVQVRRESKAVARARAERLLDRVGLRDKAGNYPSQLSGGQQQRVAIARALAMEPKLMLFDEPTSALDPELVGDVLDVMRGLAEDGMTMIVVTHEMGFAREVGDALVFMDDGVVVESGHPRDVLSNPHHDRTKSFLSKVL